In one window of Methanolobus mangrovi DNA:
- the modB gene encoding molybdate ABC transporter permease subunit: MPDQIWFPLVITLKIAIISTFAVALIGIIISYILARRDFRGKLIADSLVTLPLVLPPTVTGYLLVVLLGKNGFLGNILYNITGWTILFTWEAAVIAAFVVSLPLMVKTTTAAIEAVDRDFEYAAFTLGRKELETALFITLPLAKKGIIAGTVLSFARAVGEFGATLMVAGNIPGRTNTMSISIYSAFQAGNSELANMLVIILVVMSLLSMAITAKLVNSWKI; encoded by the coding sequence ATGCCTGACCAGATCTGGTTTCCCCTTGTAATCACGCTGAAAATAGCGATCATATCTACTTTTGCAGTGGCACTGATAGGTATAATCATATCATATATTCTCGCAAGACGTGATTTCAGGGGAAAACTGATCGCAGATTCTCTTGTCACTTTGCCCCTTGTACTCCCACCAACTGTAACAGGATATCTTCTGGTGGTGTTGCTTGGAAAGAACGGATTTCTTGGAAATATATTATACAATATCACCGGATGGACCATACTTTTCACATGGGAAGCAGCCGTCATCGCGGCTTTTGTGGTGTCACTCCCACTTATGGTTAAAACCACTACTGCCGCCATTGAAGCAGTAGACAGGGATTTTGAATACGCAGCATTCACTCTTGGTAGAAAGGAACTTGAAACTGCACTTTTCATCACACTCCCGCTTGCTAAAAAAGGAATAATAGCCGGCACGGTCCTGAGTTTTGCAAGAGCTGTGGGTGAGTTCGGTGCAACACTTATGGTTGCAGGAAATATTCCCGGAAGAACCAACACAATGTCGATTTCAATATATAGTGCATTCCAGGCAGGAAACAGCGAACTTGCCAACATGCTGGTGATTATACTTGTAGTCATGTCCCTGCTCTCCATGGCAATAACTGCAAAACTTGTTAATAGCTGGAAGATTTGA
- a CDS encoding sodium:proton antiporter: MEIEGEKERVIMENLKYLNDSVMAILLLMPVTLVITFEALDDTPNLQLISIATWIVFLMGLWYVASRVFTLNKTLIGYLDKK, translated from the coding sequence ATGGAAATCGAGGGAGAAAAAGAAAGAGTGATTATGGAGAATCTGAAGTACCTGAACGATTCAGTAATGGCGATCTTACTTCTAATGCCAGTTACCCTTGTAATCACCTTTGAAGCACTTGACGATACACCAAATCTGCAATTAATATCAATTGCAACATGGATTGTATTTTTGATGGGGCTTTGGTATGTTGCTTCAAGAGTGTTCACACTTAACAAAACACTTATAGGTTATCTTGACAAAAAGTAG
- the ilvE gene encoding branched-chain-amino-acid transaminase: MSELLIYYNGDYVPKSEATTSVYDHGFLYGDGVFEGIRAYNGRVFKLREHVDRLYDSARAIALNIPLSKEEMEEAILETLRKNNLTDAYIRPIVSRGIGDLGLDPRKCPIPNVFIISQEWGAMYGDLYEVGLTGVTVSVRRNSCDALSPNIKSLNYLNNILAKIEANEKGGDEAIFFDQNGYLSEGSGDNIFIIKNGKVYTPPTINNLKGITRATAIELLADMGIETHVENLGMFDLYTADEIFVTGTAAEAAPLVKVDGRPIGDGKPGPITGKMVAAFEHITTTTGTPIFP; encoded by the coding sequence ATGAGTGAACTATTGATTTATTACAACGGTGACTATGTCCCTAAATCAGAAGCCACAACCTCCGTCTATGACCATGGATTTTTGTATGGGGATGGTGTCTTTGAAGGTATAAGAGCATACAACGGACGTGTCTTCAAGTTACGTGAACATGTTGACAGGCTCTATGATTCCGCAAGGGCAATCGCTCTTAACATACCATTAAGCAAGGAAGAGATGGAAGAGGCTATTCTGGAAACACTCCGAAAAAACAACCTTACAGATGCCTACATCAGACCTATCGTTTCAAGAGGCATTGGTGACCTTGGACTGGACCCCAGAAAATGTCCAATACCAAATGTATTCATCATATCCCAGGAATGGGGAGCTATGTACGGTGACCTTTATGAAGTTGGCCTGACCGGTGTCACAGTCTCAGTCAGGAGAAATTCCTGCGATGCACTTTCTCCAAACATCAAGTCACTGAACTATCTGAACAACATCCTTGCAAAGATAGAAGCAAATGAAAAGGGTGGAGATGAGGCAATTTTCTTCGACCAGAATGGTTACCTCTCTGAAGGATCAGGAGATAACATATTTATTATCAAGAACGGAAAAGTCTACACCCCGCCAACCATCAACAACCTCAAGGGAATAACCAGGGCAACAGCGATCGAACTGCTTGCAGACATGGGAATTGAGACTCACGTTGAGAATTTGGGAATGTTCGACCTCTACACTGCTGACGAGATATTCGTCACAGGAACTGCAGCAGAAGCTGCACCTCTTGTAAAGGTTGACGGACGCCCAATCGGTGACGGCAAACCAGGACCAATCACCGGGAAGATGGTCGCGGCTTTTGAGCACATAACCACAACCACCGGAACTCCTATTTTCCCTTAA
- a CDS encoding ABC transporter ATP-binding protein, translating into MGINVDFRKRYYNKKSDKKRGKEATFTLDVQFKVGNELVVLFGRSGSGKTTTLQCISGLLEPNGGKMVVNDNVYFDCHNRINLPVQQRSLGYVFQNYALFPHMDVNKNIAYGLKGWPKEEKEERVREMLQMLQIDGLENNYPSQLSGGQKQRVALARALAPKPDILLLDEPFSALDMVVRMKLREKIKEIQRELGIPVLFITHNHVEAFTIADKVIIFYEGRVQQIGTPEEVFYHPKNKHVAELVGLSNIFEDTLVVNKEEASGTLTLKCGNLQVTADKPDCKIAERITWGIRPENLRILPLTDCSGKGENTFHACVKSVVNKGASRVLALEIKEHKNMLIAEIANQFFEDVNFKAGDECLARIEKGRIVIF; encoded by the coding sequence GTGGGCATCAATGTGGATTTTAGAAAACGATATTACAACAAGAAAAGTGATAAGAAAAGAGGCAAGGAAGCCACTTTTACACTTGATGTCCAATTTAAGGTGGGAAATGAACTCGTGGTCCTTTTCGGGCGTTCCGGTTCAGGAAAGACAACAACTCTGCAATGTATATCCGGACTACTGGAACCAAATGGCGGCAAGATGGTCGTTAATGACAATGTGTATTTTGATTGTCATAACAGGATCAATCTTCCTGTGCAGCAACGTAGTCTTGGATACGTGTTCCAGAACTATGCCCTTTTCCCGCATATGGATGTGAATAAGAACATTGCCTATGGGCTTAAAGGATGGCCAAAGGAAGAAAAAGAGGAGAGAGTCAGGGAAATGTTGCAGATGCTCCAGATAGATGGACTGGAGAACAATTATCCTTCCCAGCTTTCAGGCGGACAGAAGCAAAGGGTTGCTCTTGCAAGGGCTCTTGCCCCTAAACCAGACATCCTTTTGCTGGATGAACCGTTCTCGGCACTTGACATGGTCGTTCGCATGAAACTTCGGGAGAAGATCAAGGAGATACAGAGAGAACTTGGAATTCCTGTGCTTTTTATCACCCACAACCACGTGGAAGCTTTCACAATTGCAGATAAGGTTATCATTTTCTACGAAGGACGCGTGCAGCAGATAGGAACTCCTGAAGAAGTGTTTTACCACCCTAAGAACAAGCATGTTGCTGAGCTTGTAGGACTGTCAAATATCTTTGAAGATACCCTTGTGGTAAATAAAGAAGAAGCATCCGGGACACTGACACTCAAATGCGGAAACCTGCAGGTGACTGCCGATAAACCGGATTGTAAAATAGCAGAGAGAATAACATGGGGAATTCGACCTGAGAATCTGCGCATATTGCCTCTTACCGATTGTTCAGGAAAAGGAGAAAATACATTCCATGCATGTGTAAAGAGTGTTGTGAACAAGGGTGCAAGCAGAGTTCTGGCTCTTGAGATAAAAGAACACAAGAACATGCTGATCGCTGAAATAGCAAACCAGTTCTTTGAGGATGTGAATTTTAAAGCTGGTGATGAATGTCTGGCCAGAATCGAAAAGGGCAGGATAGTCATTTTTTAG